The genomic window ataatttcatagacATTATTGAGATATTAATTAgcatgtatgtaaataaaatagtttaaaaatatgttttatgagAAGTACGATTTAATCTTGCAATCAATCAAATACTTTGACAGATCGCGTAAAAATCCACAATTCGTTCAGAAACCGAtcaaaatgtcaaaaacgCAATCAAGAGCACCTATTGTGcggttatatttgtttatcaatTCGTGTATTCGATCAATTTTGACGTTTCGTTATTGAACAACAAGATATCaatgttttgttgttttttttacggAATTAAGCTTCTCTGTGCCTTGCatgaattaaatttgaaacatttttaagttGTTTCTAAGAAAAATTACGGTATATAGGACCGCGTACGTGTACTTAAGAAAATACAtcaatttatatgtaaacatttggtgtttaattaaaagaggCATTCAGTAGAAAGAAAATTGTCAATTCTCCCATAAAAGTAAgcaatttatatgtataaaggaCATCGCATGTGTATGTAACATAATGGAAACCGCAACAATCGCCAAAACCATTAAAACAAACGAGGATGCAGCTGCTAGGGCCGGGACCACTCGTACGGAACGCTCTGCCCTCGGCCCGCCTTCCGACCGCGCACAAAAATCAACATAAATAACATTACACACCCCTATCTCAAACACTATGACAAGTATCACGTAAGTAAACATCACAACTACAAAGATTGCCCTGCAAAGGTAGACCTTACTGTCCTTATCGCAACAAATATAGTTGCGTGAATTTTGACAGCGTCATAGACAGAAAGTGTAAGTGGATTTAGAAGTGTGCAACAATTGAATACTTCGTCTCTTTCGTCCATTCAAAAGTATCCCTCTTCTTTtggcttttattaaatttattgttaaaggAATGTATATAAAAGTTGCTGAAACGAGAAAGGGTCTCAGTCCGTTTTTATAATCCAGTGTGATATCTTGTTGCGATGCTGTCTCAACAGAAATTTTCCAAGCTTTTTAGACCTTGGGATGTCAGTGAAAATGATGAAAGaattaagataataaatggtgataatataaaaactacgagaccaaaacaaacattacatgAAAAGCGTGAAAATCGTTTGAGGAAAATTCGtggcatttttaaaaaaagcgaCGGCAATGTTCACCAAGATTGCACAGTTTCAACGACAACCGAAGATTCAGAAGATATAAAGCCGATATTTTTAGACAATCAGTCCCCAGTACAGAGCCTCACTCAATGTTGCGACAGGCTTTTAGACGAACCCGCAAAGAGTCCAAAAAGTGACGTTAAACCTACAACAAAACATGAGGAAACATATACTGCGTACCCCCTTCTACCTAACACATATCCGGGCTATACACCAGAATACCTTTCTACCGATATCGCCCAGACACTTGGGATCCCGCCAACAGACCCATTACTCATAGAATCACTTGCTCAAGGGTATGCAATGGAACTAGAATACGCAAGAATCCTTCAACAAGAGAATGAAGCGAAGCTTATGAATGCCCGTAAACAACGcccaaagaaatataaatgtccTCACTGCAATGTGGGCTTCTCCAACAACGGCCAGTTAAAAGGCCACGTAAGGATACACACGGGGGAAAGACCATTTAAATGTGATGAAAAGGATTGTGGGAAGACGTTTACAAGAAATGAAGAACTGACACGGCACAAGCGTATTCATTCCGGAGTCAGGCCCTATCCATGTCAGACTTGCGGTAAGAAATTCGGAAGACGGGACCATTTAAAGAAGCACACGAGGACCCATTTTGTACAAGCAGAGAGAATGCTGCCAGTCTTCGTTCCTCTTTCTGCCATGCCCAGTATTGGTGGTTTTCCTTATTTGTATGGATATTAATCTAAATAACGgtataaaagttttttaaacaagTGCCAGAATATACAGACATTGAAAAGAagataaaacatatattttttataataatatttcctaATCCGTAGTTGTAAatgagaaatataataattaagaacCAAGGTTGTGAATTATCTGtacttatatatgtatatataaatcattgtataaagagtttattagagtttgaaaataaattttattttacataaataacttatttttactctatcctttcatttataaatattttaaaataaaaatactttatgcagcgtttgtaaaaatttatttttacctacTACTACAATTATAACCAAATCAAACGAGTATGTAACACACGTTGATACATATAtacctttatatataatatagtataatatgtGTAATATAGTATGAAAAGTTACGGGAAAtatctaaaaacaaattaatgtgCTTCGTTCTTGATGTTAACAGATAGGTAGCCgccatttattaaatttcttacTTCAAGTAATAAAAGCACGTTTAGATCTTTTTTTATCAAGCCAGAGGGTTTTGAACCaatcaaaaatataagaacattaattttacaataaagagtcaaagagaaaaaaatttCACCGCGAGAAATGAAAAGTGAAAACGAgagtatacatattatataaattaaaaatgtattagtgaattcttaaatcattatttttttaattcaattgttGCGTGAAAGTCAAATCAATTATACCTAACttgtataatgtaaaattttgtttaaggATTTGTTCAAATAAAAGTGGAATTATACCAGTACCAATTAAACCATACCATACACGTAATATACGTTTGTTTTGACAATACAAATATGTACATACCTACGTATTTTTACTGAATACCTACTTTTCTGTATCAACTCTTTAAcctttactataaaatataatataaaataatttgatacaGAGTTTTAATCGGTTTGATATTTGTCTTgaaaaactgtaaataattcCGTTGgtttctctatataaaaatacaaatatgagAAGAACCGAGTTATAATCTACTTATatcattttataagaaaaataaaccaaCATTGCAAAGAAAGTACATTTAGatcgattaattattaaaatccgCACGATCAGCCATATGAAaacaggcatgcaaatgtcataggACATTTTCATAATGTCCaataataagttaagttatttataattgttaaacttatggtctaaaatctaaatactCGCCAGCGTCACCGTATGGTCTATATAGGCACCTCGCCtcactaatattaaaaaatataattatctattat from Pieris napi chromosome 12, ilPieNapi1.2, whole genome shotgun sequence includes these protein-coding regions:
- the LOC125054865 gene encoding Krueppel-like factor 9, yielding MLSQQKFSKLFRPWDVSENDERIKIINGDNIKTTRPKQTLHEKRENRLRKIRGIFKKSDGNVHQDCTVSTTTEDSEDIKPIFLDNQSPVQSLTQCCDRLLDEPAKSPKSDVKPTTKHEETYTAYPLLPNTYPGYTPEYLSTDIAQTLGIPPTDPLLIESLAQGYAMELEYARILQQENEAKLMNARKQRPKKYKCPHCNVGFSNNGQLKGHVRIHTGERPFKCDEKDCGKTFTRNEELTRHKRIHSGVRPYPCQTCGKKFGRRDHLKKHTRTHFVQAERMLPVFVPLSAMPSIGGFPYLYGY